A portion of the bacterium genome contains these proteins:
- the ribD gene encoding bifunctional diaminohydroxyphosphoribosylaminopyrimidine deaminase/5-amino-6-(5-phosphoribosylamino)uracil reductase RibD, with protein MITTEHDQRWMRRALELAHRGAGWTAPNPMVGAVIVKDGEGVGEGFHPRLGEPHAEVFALREAGDRARGATAYVTLEPCNHRGRTGPCTQALIDAGVARVVFAVEDPNPLTASQAVSVLTAAGVEVAWGLCADEARRLNEVFFKHVRTRLPFVVMKMAMTMDGKIATETGESKWISGPVSREYVQALRAELSVVMVGIKTVLADDPRLDARLEGAHQPTRVIVDPRAETPLDARLFSIESPLLIAVGPEAPAARRAALEARGAEVVATPALPNGHLDLAWLMAELGRRDLSGVLLEGGGGLNASALAQGVVDKLVYFVAPKLIGGTQSPTPIEGEGIKAMADARALYDLRAYPSGDDVRLEAYLNPSS; from the coding sequence ATGATCACAACCGAGCATGACCAGCGCTGGATGCGGCGCGCCCTCGAATTGGCCCATCGCGGGGCGGGTTGGACCGCGCCCAACCCCATGGTGGGGGCGGTGATCGTCAAGGACGGCGAGGGGGTCGGCGAGGGCTTCCACCCTCGCCTGGGCGAGCCTCACGCCGAGGTCTTCGCCCTCAGAGAGGCGGGCGATCGCGCCCGGGGCGCCACCGCCTACGTGACCCTCGAGCCCTGCAACCATCGGGGCCGGACCGGCCCCTGCACCCAGGCCCTGATCGACGCCGGCGTCGCGCGGGTGGTCTTCGCCGTCGAGGATCCCAATCCCCTGACGGCCTCGCAGGCGGTCTCCGTCCTGACGGCCGCCGGGGTTGAGGTGGCCTGGGGCCTTTGCGCCGACGAGGCCCGGCGCCTCAACGAGGTTTTCTTCAAGCACGTCCGCACCCGTCTGCCCTTCGTCGTCATGAAGATGGCCATGACCATGGACGGCAAGATCGCGACCGAGACGGGCGAGAGCAAGTGGATCAGCGGCCCGGTCTCGCGGGAGTACGTCCAGGCCCTGCGCGCAGAGCTCTCGGTCGTCATGGTGGGGATCAAGACGGTTCTCGCCGACGACCCGCGCCTCGACGCCCGGCTCGAAGGAGCCCACCAGCCCACCCGGGTGATCGTGGATCCCCGGGCCGAGACCCCTCTGGATGCCCGTCTCTTCTCCATCGAGAGCCCCCTGCTCATCGCGGTGGGGCCCGAGGCCCCGGCGGCCCGGCGCGCGGCGCTCGAAGCCCGCGGCGCCGAGGTCGTCGCGACCCCGGCCTTGCCGAACGGTCACCTGGACCTCGCCTGGCTGATGGCCGAGCTCGGACGGCGCGACCTCTCGGGGGTCCTCCTCGAAGGGGGAGGCGGCCTCAACGCCTCGGCCCTCGCGCAGGGGGTGGTGGACAAGCTCGTCTACTTCGTCGCCCCCAAGCTGATCGGCGGCACTCAGAGCCCCACCCCGATCGAAGGCGAGGGCATCAAGGCCATGGCCGATGCGCGCGCCCTGTACGACCTGCGCGCCTACCCGAGCGGCGACGACGTGCGGTTGGAGGCCTACCTCAACCCTTCGAGCTAG
- a CDS encoding stage V sporulation protein S produces MTHSNFGTNLFKVASTSNPASVAGAIAGTLREKGRCEMQAIGAGAINQAIKAIAIARGYVAPSGMDLVFVPAFLDIEIQGEERTAIKFVIEPRRT; encoded by the coding sequence ATGACTCACTCCAACTTCGGCACCAATCTCTTCAAGGTCGCGAGCACCTCCAACCCCGCCTCGGTCGCCGGCGCCATCGCCGGGACCCTGCGCGAGAAGGGGCGGTGCGAGATGCAGGCCATCGGGGCGGGCGCCATCAACCAGGCCATCAAGGCGATCGCCATCGCCCGGGGATACGTGGCCCCTTCCGGGATGGACCTGGTCTTCGTGCCGGCCTTCCTCGACATCGAGATCCAGGGCGAGGAACGCACCGCCATCAAGTTCGTGATCGAGCCGCGCCGGACTTAA
- the rplU gene encoding 50S ribosomal protein L21, with translation MYAIIATGGKQIRVEEGRFVDIELIAGNEGDTITFDNVLLVSKDGKFQVGTPSVSGAKVTGKIVKHGKGPKLIVYKMRPKKHYRRKNGHRQPFTRVMVESISF, from the coding sequence ATGTACGCCATCATCGCCACCGGCGGCAAGCAGATCCGCGTCGAAGAAGGCCGTTTCGTCGACATCGAGCTGATCGCTGGCAACGAGGGTGACACCATCACCTTCGACAACGTCCTGCTCGTTTCCAAGGACGGCAAGTTCCAGGTCGGCACCCCCAGCGTCTCGGGCGCCAAGGTCACCGGCAAGATCGTCAAGCACGGCAAGGGGCCCAAGCTGATCGTTTACAAGATGCGCCCCAAGAAGCACTACCGTCGCAAGAACGGCCACCGTCAGCCCTTCACCCGGGTGATGGTCGAGTCGATCAGCTTCTAA
- the rpmA gene encoding 50S ribosomal protein L27, whose translation MAHKKGVGSTRNGRDSNAQRLGVKKYGGEQVIPGNIIVRQRGTQFHPGDNVGMGKDHTIFALVEGLVTFERFGAKRQKISVRPAVANA comes from the coding sequence ATGGCACACAAAAAAGGGGTAGGCTCCACCCGTAACGGCCGCGATTCCAACGCCCAGCGCCTCGGCGTCAAGAAGTACGGCGGCGAGCAGGTCATCCCCGGCAACATCATCGTTCGCCAGCGCGGGACCCAGTTCCACCCCGGCGACAACGTCGGCATGGGCAAGGACCACACCATCTTCGCCCTGGTCGAAGGCCTCGTGACCTTCGAGCGCTTCGGCGCCAAGCGCCAGAAGATCAGCGTCCGCCCCGCGGTCGCCAACGCGTAA
- a CDS encoding elongation factor G, which translates to MSATARIRNVAVIGAHGVGKTTLVESMLFDMGMIPQRGRVETGNAATDFDSEEILRQMSVQTGIASGEWRDCALNFLDVPGSHDFSTDAKLAMAAADAALLVINAAKGVDANTRKAFEAARELELPVLVFINGVDQDTAKPYPAILQEIHERLSPHAVPLELPVGEGRTFKGDVDLIGLKTWYFAPETGEVTEVPNTPPELTELVQRYHTTLVEGVAELHDEVLERYLGGQEPEQAELSRLLRADLLDNKLLPVLCGSALGNAGVRPLLDAIVNLVPSPADRRYPSLLDLDTQAQVPLKPETEGPLVAVVLKTFSDPYLGKISVFKVLSGSLASDAHLTNAQRQTPERMGRLFKLVGKKQLPVERLVAGDIGGTTKLKETQTGDTLVTEGHPPRRLAYPMPTPAAAIWSVAISPAAKNDEAKLAIALSKLKEEDPALTVSVEGRTHRTVLSGQGPTHLEVVLAKLANRFNLEVKQSEPEVPYRETIAGRAQGQGKHKKQTGGRGQYGDVWLKIEPLPRGTGFKFVDAVVGGAVPRNFIPAVEKGVRETLEQGLLAGYPIVDVKVTLYDGSSHSVDSSEMAFKTAANLAMRKVFAEAQPLLLEPVLDVSISAPEEALGDVMGDLNGRRAHIEGMDGSSIHAKVPLAELAGLVTAVQSITRGQGALESSFSHYQEVPGHLQAKLLTGLKAETAPH; encoded by the coding sequence ATGAGCGCCACCGCGAGAATCCGCAACGTCGCCGTCATTGGAGCCCACGGGGTCGGCAAGACCACCCTGGTCGAGAGCATGCTCTTCGACATGGGCATGATCCCGCAGCGCGGGCGGGTCGAGACGGGCAACGCCGCCACCGACTTCGACAGCGAGGAGATCCTGCGTCAGATGTCGGTGCAGACGGGCATCGCTTCGGGCGAGTGGCGCGATTGCGCCCTCAACTTCCTCGACGTGCCGGGGAGTCACGACTTCTCGACCGACGCCAAGCTCGCCATGGCAGCCGCCGATGCGGCGCTGCTCGTCATCAACGCCGCCAAGGGGGTGGACGCCAACACCCGCAAAGCCTTCGAAGCGGCCCGCGAGCTGGAGCTGCCGGTCCTGGTCTTCATCAACGGGGTCGATCAGGACACCGCCAAGCCCTACCCCGCGATCCTCCAGGAGATCCACGAGCGCCTCTCGCCCCACGCCGTGCCGCTCGAATTACCGGTCGGCGAAGGGCGGACCTTCAAGGGCGACGTGGACCTGATCGGCCTCAAGACCTGGTACTTCGCCCCCGAGACCGGCGAGGTCACCGAGGTCCCGAACACGCCCCCGGAGCTCACCGAGCTGGTCCAGCGCTACCACACCACCCTGGTCGAAGGGGTCGCCGAGCTTCACGACGAAGTGCTCGAACGCTACCTGGGCGGCCAGGAGCCCGAGCAGGCCGAGCTCTCCCGGCTCTTGCGCGCGGACCTGCTCGATAACAAGCTGCTTCCGGTCCTGTGCGGCTCGGCCCTCGGCAACGCCGGGGTTCGGCCCCTGCTCGATGCGATCGTCAACCTCGTGCCATCGCCCGCCGATCGTCGCTATCCTTCGCTGCTGGATCTGGACACCCAGGCGCAGGTCCCCCTGAAGCCCGAAACGGAGGGGCCGCTCGTCGCCGTCGTCCTCAAGACCTTCTCGGATCCTTACCTGGGCAAGATCAGCGTCTTCAAGGTGCTATCGGGCAGCCTCGCCTCCGACGCCCACCTCACGAACGCCCAGCGGCAGACCCCCGAGCGCATGGGGCGCCTCTTCAAGCTGGTGGGCAAGAAGCAGCTCCCCGTGGAGCGCTTGGTGGCGGGCGACATCGGGGGCACCACCAAGCTCAAGGAGACCCAGACCGGCGACACCCTGGTCACCGAGGGGCATCCCCCGCGGCGCCTCGCCTACCCCATGCCCACCCCTGCCGCCGCCATCTGGTCGGTGGCCATCTCGCCCGCCGCCAAGAACGACGAGGCGAAGCTTGCGATCGCCCTCTCCAAGCTCAAGGAGGAAGACCCCGCCCTCACCGTCTCGGTGGAGGGACGCACCCACCGCACCGTCCTGAGCGGCCAGGGGCCGACGCACCTTGAGGTGGTCCTGGCCAAGCTCGCCAACCGCTTCAACCTGGAGGTCAAGCAATCCGAGCCCGAGGTGCCCTACCGCGAGACGATCGCAGGCCGCGCCCAGGGCCAGGGCAAGCACAAGAAGCAAACGGGCGGTCGTGGTCAGTACGGGGACGTGTGGCTCAAGATCGAGCCCCTGCCGCGCGGTACGGGCTTCAAATTCGTGGATGCGGTGGTCGGCGGCGCGGTCCCGCGCAACTTCATCCCCGCGGTCGAGAAGGGCGTGCGCGAGACCCTGGAGCAAGGCCTCTTGGCGGGCTACCCCATCGTCGACGTCAAGGTGACGCTGTACGACGGCTCCTCCCACTCGGTAGACAGCTCCGAGATGGCCTTCAAGACGGCCGCGAACCTGGCCATGCGCAAGGTCTTCGCCGAGGCCCAGCCGCTCTTGCTCGAGCCCGTCCTGGACGTTTCGATCTCGGCCCCCGAGGAGGCCCTTGGCGACGTGATGGGCGACCTCAACGGCCGGCGGGCGCACATCGAAGGGATGGACGGCAGCTCCATCCACGCCAAGGTGCCGCTCGCCGAGCTCGCGGGGCTGGTGACGGCGGTGCAGAGCATCACCCGCGGCCAAGGGGCGCTCGAATCGAGCTTCTCCCACTACCAAGAGGTTCCGGGCCACCTGCAGGCCAAGCTGCTCACCGGCCTCAAGGCGGAGACGGCCCCCCACTGA
- a CDS encoding HU family DNA-binding protein codes for MNKEELIKAISTKAKVSQKEAGECLNATIEAISQALSRGHKVTLVGFGTFQVRQRAAREGRNPRTGAVLKIPAKKSPVWTAGKNLKERIEGRKKQLAGAGRGR; via the coding sequence ATGAACAAGGAAGAGCTCATCAAGGCGATCAGCACCAAGGCGAAGGTTTCCCAGAAGGAAGCCGGTGAGTGCCTCAACGCCACCATCGAAGCCATCTCCCAGGCCCTGTCGCGCGGCCACAAGGTGACCCTGGTCGGTTTCGGCACCTTCCAGGTCCGCCAGCGCGCTGCCCGCGAGGGTCGCAACCCCCGCACCGGCGCCGTCCTCAAGATCCCCGCCAAGAAGAGCCCGGTGTGGACCGCCGGTAAGAACCTCAAGGAGCGGATCGAGGGCCGCAAGAAGCAGCTCGCCGGCGCTGGCCGCGGCCGCTAA
- a CDS encoding GerMN domain-containing protein produces the protein MARSQRVALTALALTLALGAGLVAFWRQGSPAERAPAREVTLYYLDPQAMFLVPVSRKLPLPQAPDRALQAALDRLVSDVPPGLAPALPPSTQASVSGLKDGKAGVTLRLKGPAPGSGGEQLMAAAVVRTAGALDGIQEVALALEGPDGKPLASEHLDLSQPFSPTDPGMENLYLEGGSGLAVTVYYRLPNAPYLVPIRVPLPAAYQHEPLKGSFALLLDGPPPALSAFLAPSLPSPRAWRWNGLEDGNARILWKGSEPPQPLAVRALALTLTERGGIQAVRIDGEAGPLSTKVGPFDLGRPIPRPEAINPLDDKVSAFRAPGMSVGIAG, from the coding sequence ATGGCTCGCTCGCAGCGCGTCGCCCTCACGGCCCTCGCCCTCACCCTCGCGCTGGGGGCAGGGCTCGTCGCCTTCTGGCGGCAAGGCAGCCCCGCAGAGCGCGCGCCGGCGCGCGAGGTCACCCTCTACTACCTGGACCCCCAGGCCATGTTCCTGGTGCCCGTCAGCCGCAAGCTGCCCCTGCCCCAGGCGCCCGATCGAGCCCTCCAGGCCGCCCTCGACCGGCTGGTCTCGGACGTGCCGCCGGGCCTCGCCCCCGCCCTGCCGCCATCGACCCAGGCGAGCGTCAGCGGGCTCAAGGACGGCAAAGCCGGCGTGACCCTGCGCCTGAAGGGCCCGGCCCCCGGCAGCGGCGGCGAGCAACTGATGGCCGCCGCCGTGGTCCGTACCGCGGGCGCCCTCGACGGGATCCAGGAGGTCGCCCTCGCGCTCGAAGGCCCGGACGGCAAACCGCTCGCCAGCGAGCACCTGGACCTTTCCCAGCCCTTCTCGCCCACCGACCCCGGCATGGAGAACCTCTACCTGGAGGGCGGCAGCGGCCTCGCCGTGACCGTGTACTACCGCCTGCCCAACGCCCCTTACCTCGTTCCCATCCGGGTTCCTTTGCCCGCGGCCTACCAGCACGAGCCCCTCAAGGGCAGCTTCGCCCTTTTGCTCGATGGCCCGCCGCCGGCCCTCTCCGCCTTCCTCGCCCCCAGCCTGCCCTCGCCCCGCGCCTGGCGCTGGAACGGTCTCGAAGACGGCAACGCCCGCATCCTCTGGAAAGGCAGCGAGCCGCCGCAGCCGCTCGCCGTGCGCGCCCTTGCCCTCACCCTGACCGAGCGGGGCGGCATCCAGGCGGTGCGCATCGACGGGGAAGCCGGGCCCCTCTCGACCAAGGTGGGCCCCTTCGACCTGGGCCGCCCCATCCCGCGCCCTGAGGCGATCAACCCGCTCGACGACAAGGTGTCGGCGTTCCGCGCTCCGGGTATGAGCGTTGGGATCGCAGGCTAA
- a CDS encoding N-acetylmuramoyl-L-alanine amidase: MRRIVSIFALMSVLASGLSLDLRAEAAEQAKIRLFGYDRSSGEVVLYADAPLAPTAFHLDRPYRWVVDLPNTHYSGLTQNLGVIAGTPIRNVRLSQFKSGTVRLVFDLSRKAEFPQETTQPRPGNYRLAFKVAAGQPQAQAPAPTPEPDSPEPKPTATPRPATPRPVARRNPEPRPTEPPARAAGLALHRVGDGWELTITTQHAITYAVSPRTRADRVVFDLQGGGGELPKDSLYVDNGLIARVRVTPLGGRNHQVTVEFDQPIKHALDLSEDRHVLTLSLGNAVNDKGAPTSARKSEDEKRVTIDAGHGGMDPGTIGAHGTLEKDVTLQMALRLRKLMQDSGMEVQMTRTKDMQIMLRPRVDIGDAFDSDVFISIHANHVGDPSVSGIETYYFTPKSLPLARAVHKRLVGSLQRRDRGIRRNNFVVVKYNKMPAVLVELGYLSNPTEERLLTSPKYQQQAAEAILAGVQDYFRTRSLKQ; encoded by the coding sequence TTGCGCCGCATCGTCAGCATCTTCGCGCTCATGAGCGTCCTGGCCTCCGGCCTGTCGCTCGATCTTCGAGCCGAGGCAGCCGAGCAGGCCAAGATCCGCCTCTTCGGCTACGACCGCAGCAGCGGCGAAGTCGTGCTCTACGCCGACGCCCCCCTCGCCCCCACGGCTTTCCATCTGGACCGGCCCTATCGCTGGGTGGTGGACCTGCCCAACACCCACTACTCGGGCCTCACCCAGAACCTGGGGGTGATCGCAGGCACCCCCATCCGCAACGTGCGCCTCTCTCAGTTCAAGAGCGGCACCGTCCGGCTGGTGTTCGACCTGTCGCGCAAGGCCGAGTTCCCGCAAGAGACGACCCAGCCGCGCCCCGGCAACTATCGCCTGGCCTTCAAGGTGGCCGCTGGCCAGCCGCAGGCGCAAGCGCCGGCCCCGACCCCGGAGCCCGACTCGCCCGAGCCGAAGCCCACCGCGACCCCGCGCCCCGCCACCCCGCGGCCGGTGGCGCGCCGCAACCCCGAGCCACGGCCCACCGAGCCGCCCGCACGGGCCGCGGGCCTCGCCCTGCACCGGGTAGGCGACGGCTGGGAGCTGACCATTACCACCCAGCACGCCATCACCTACGCGGTCTCGCCCCGGACCCGCGCCGACCGCGTGGTCTTCGACCTGCAGGGCGGGGGCGGCGAATTGCCCAAGGATAGCCTGTACGTGGACAACGGGCTGATCGCCCGCGTCCGGGTGACGCCCCTCGGCGGGCGGAACCACCAGGTGACGGTGGAGTTCGACCAGCCCATCAAGCATGCCCTGGACCTGAGCGAGGACCGGCACGTCCTCACCCTGAGCCTGGGCAACGCCGTGAACGACAAGGGAGCGCCGACCTCTGCCCGCAAGAGCGAGGACGAGAAGCGGGTCACCATCGACGCGGGGCACGGCGGGATGGACCCGGGCACCATCGGCGCCCACGGCACCCTCGAGAAGGACGTGACCCTCCAGATGGCCTTGCGCCTGCGCAAGCTGATGCAGGACTCGGGGATGGAGGTCCAGATGACGCGCACCAAGGACATGCAGATCATGCTGCGGCCGCGCGTCGATATCGGCGACGCTTTCGACTCGGACGTGTTCATCTCGATCCACGCCAACCACGTGGGCGACCCGAGCGTGTCGGGCATCGAGACCTACTACTTCACCCCCAAGTCGCTGCCGCTCGCGCGCGCGGTCCACAAGCGCCTGGTCGGCTCGTTGCAACGGCGCGATCGCGGCATCCGCCGCAACAACTTCGTGGTCGTCAAGTACAACAAGATGCCCGCCGTGCTGGTGGAGCTCGGGTACCTATCGAACCCCACCGAGGAGCGCCTGCTCACCAGCCCCAAGTACCAGCAGCAGGCGGCCGAGGCAATCCTCGCAGGCGTCCAGGACTACTTCCGGACGCGATCCCTCAAGCAATAA
- a CDS encoding RluA family pseudouridine synthase, with product MDEPLLLLVPSEAKGQRLDHYIAGHVPDVSRSRLQELIQAGSVLLEGRPAKPSARLKGGERVTVDVPPPRELDVKPEAIPLDVVYEDPDLLVVNKAQGMVTHPAPGAWEGTLVNALLHHCKDLSGIGGVARPGIVHRLDKDTSGLLVVAKTDLAHQSLSAQIAAKTARREYRAIVHGVMATEGGTVEAPIARHPTERIKMAVVPGGREALTHWRVAEAFRDATLLDLRLETGRTHQIRVHMAHLGHPIVGDPVYGPSKVPFPVRLNGQALHAFRLSFDHPRTGERMTFEAPVPERFEALLRYLRSR from the coding sequence GTGGACGAGCCGCTCTTGCTCTTGGTGCCGTCCGAGGCGAAAGGGCAGCGGCTCGATCACTACATCGCGGGCCACGTGCCCGATGTCTCTCGATCCCGCCTTCAGGAGCTGATCCAGGCGGGATCGGTCTTGCTTGAAGGCCGTCCCGCCAAGCCCAGCGCCCGCCTCAAGGGAGGCGAGCGGGTGACGGTGGACGTGCCGCCCCCGCGCGAATTGGACGTGAAGCCCGAGGCCATCCCCTTGGACGTGGTCTACGAGGACCCGGACCTGCTGGTGGTCAACAAGGCTCAGGGCATGGTCACCCACCCGGCGCCTGGCGCCTGGGAGGGGACCCTGGTCAACGCCCTCTTGCACCACTGCAAGGACCTCTCGGGCATCGGGGGAGTGGCCCGGCCGGGCATCGTCCACCGCCTGGACAAAGACACCTCGGGCCTCTTGGTGGTGGCCAAGACCGACCTCGCGCACCAGTCCCTCTCGGCCCAGATTGCGGCCAAGACCGCCCGGCGCGAGTACCGGGCCATCGTCCACGGGGTGATGGCCACCGAGGGCGGCACCGTCGAGGCGCCCATCGCGCGCCATCCCACCGAGCGGATCAAGATGGCGGTGGTGCCGGGCGGACGCGAGGCCCTGACCCACTGGCGCGTCGCCGAGGCCTTTCGGGATGCGACCCTGCTCGATCTAAGGCTCGAAACCGGCCGCACCCACCAGATCCGGGTTCACATGGCCCACCTGGGCCACCCCATCGTGGGCGACCCGGTCTACGGGCCGTCCAAGGTGCCGTTCCCGGTCAGGCTGAACGGCCAGGCCCTGCACGCCTTCAGGCTCTCGTTCGACCATCCCCGCACGGGCGAGCGCATGACCTTCGAGGCGCCGGTGCCCGAGCGCTTCGAGGCTCTGCTGCGCTACCTGCGCTCTCGCTAA
- a CDS encoding Rne/Rng family ribonuclease yields MKKEIVISEADDLAVVFEDGKAAEFVLRQGEQLVGDIVLGRVESVVPAIEAAFINIGHDKNGFIHMADLPTAISPRKRSKPQPIRTGEKLLVQIAKAPTGTKGARLTGRLSIPGRYLVFVPHDNRVCMSRMITDAQERERLRRIATELKDPGHGLIVRTEAAGCSEEELKRDVEELIEKWTEILHGAQMKNPPALLYRDNDLLTRVLRDRLTHDTERIVVDSQDAFQRARSILSSWMPEMVRNLTVHRGRAPLMAHYRIASEIESALKPKVHLPSGGSVVIEATEALTVIDVNSGKLTNSKSLNETVLKTNLEAAVEIARQIRLRDIGGIIIVDFISMDYQNDQQKVIQAMNEAIKSDKSRPQITSQFSEHGLMELSRRRQGQSLLEQLTKTCPTCLGLGRLRNEVLPAENVALPAARVETRPARNAEEAAVELVEEIIEEPIVIEAPAYPSVGPRMDLAAEAEEENQRRRRRRRGRGRGRGRERGEEGTEGVTTPFAMGEEEEEELIEAAPAVAEQAPSAPGFAFEALELESFAPAEEAEYERAPRPERHERGRGRERGRERGERGERGERGERGGRGRDRDRSRFERPEAPVVAPVEPTPVVVAPAVAAGPSPWGEAVEMPAPAVAEVVTAPVRVFRPKSRPRPKMQMIEVAPGVMQMVPVEEGAEAPVPVVAPVEPAPVVEAPVEVEAPVEAPVEAPEAEAAVEAAPEAPVVEEAAPVRKAARRRPVKGRATKAAAAEEAPAEEAPVVTEEPAAVEAPAEAEAPVEAPEAAPEAPEAEEGAEEAEAKPARRAPARRRTTRTRKTKE; encoded by the coding sequence GTGAAAAAAGAAATCGTGATCAGCGAGGCGGATGACCTGGCCGTCGTTTTCGAGGACGGAAAGGCCGCTGAGTTCGTGCTTCGCCAAGGCGAGCAGCTCGTCGGCGACATCGTCCTCGGCCGCGTCGAGTCGGTCGTGCCCGCCATCGAGGCCGCCTTCATCAACATCGGCCACGACAAGAACGGCTTCATCCACATGGCGGACCTTCCCACCGCCATCAGCCCCCGCAAGCGCTCCAAGCCCCAGCCCATCCGCACCGGCGAGAAGCTCCTGGTGCAGATTGCCAAGGCCCCCACGGGCACCAAGGGCGCGCGCCTCACGGGCCGTCTCTCGATTCCCGGCCGCTACCTGGTCTTCGTGCCCCACGACAACCGGGTCTGCATGTCCCGCATGATCACCGACGCCCAGGAGCGTGAGCGCCTGCGTCGCATCGCCACCGAGCTCAAGGACCCCGGCCACGGCCTGATCGTCCGCACCGAGGCCGCCGGCTGCTCCGAAGAGGAGCTCAAGCGCGACGTCGAGGAATTGATCGAGAAGTGGACCGAGATCCTCCACGGCGCCCAGATGAAGAACCCCCCGGCGCTGCTCTACCGCGACAACGACCTGTTGACCCGCGTGCTGCGCGATCGCCTCACCCACGACACCGAGCGCATCGTCGTCGATAGCCAGGACGCCTTCCAGCGCGCCCGCTCGATCCTTTCGAGCTGGATGCCCGAGATGGTCCGCAACCTGACCGTCCACCGCGGCCGGGCGCCCCTGATGGCCCACTACCGCATCGCCAGCGAGATCGAGTCGGCCCTCAAGCCCAAGGTTCACCTGCCCTCGGGCGGCTCCGTCGTCATCGAGGCCACCGAGGCCCTGACGGTCATCGACGTCAACTCGGGCAAGCTCACCAACTCCAAGAGCCTCAACGAGACGGTCCTCAAGACCAACCTCGAGGCCGCGGTCGAGATCGCGCGCCAGATTCGCCTGCGCGACATCGGCGGCATCATCATCGTCGACTTCATCTCCATGGACTACCAGAACGACCAGCAGAAGGTCATTCAGGCCATGAACGAGGCGATCAAGTCCGACAAGAGCCGTCCCCAGATCACGAGCCAGTTCTCCGAGCACGGCCTGATGGAGCTCTCGCGTCGCCGCCAGGGCCAGAGCCTGCTCGAGCAGCTCACCAAGACCTGCCCGACCTGCCTGGGCCTCGGTCGCCTGCGCAACGAGGTGCTTCCCGCCGAGAACGTGGCCCTGCCCGCGGCTCGCGTCGAGACGCGCCCTGCCCGCAACGCCGAGGAGGCCGCCGTCGAGCTGGTCGAGGAGATCATCGAGGAGCCCATCGTCATTGAGGCGCCCGCCTATCCGAGCGTCGGCCCCCGCATGGACCTCGCGGCCGAGGCCGAAGAGGAGAACCAGCGCCGCCGTCGCCGCCGTCGCGGCCGGGGTCGTGGCCGTGGCCGCGAGCGCGGTGAAGAGGGCACCGAGGGCGTGACCACCCCCTTCGCCATGGGCGAGGAGGAGGAAGAGGAGCTGATCGAGGCCGCCCCCGCCGTGGCCGAGCAGGCCCCGAGCGCTCCCGGCTTCGCCTTCGAGGCGCTTGAGCTCGAGAGCTTCGCTCCTGCCGAGGAAGCCGAGTACGAGCGCGCCCCTCGTCCCGAGCGCCATGAGCGCGGCCGTGGCCGCGAGCGCGGCCGGGAGCGTGGCGAGCGCGGTGAACGTGGTGAGCGCGGTGAGCGTGGCGGCCGTGGTCGCGACCGCGATCGCTCCCGCTTCGAGCGTCCCGAGGCGCCCGTCGTGGCCCCCGTCGAGCCGACGCCCGTCGTGGTGGCGCCTGCGGTGGCCGCAGGTCCCTCGCCCTGGGGTGAGGCCGTCGAGATGCCCGCTCCTGCCGTGGCCGAGGTCGTCACGGCGCCGGTCCGGGTGTTCCGACCCAAGTCCCGTCCGCGTCCCAAGATGCAGATGATCGAGGTCGCCCCCGGCGTCATGCAGATGGTGCCCGTCGAGGAAGGCGCCGAGGCCCCCGTGCCCGTCGTCGCCCCGGTCGAGCCCGCTCCGGTGGTCGAGGCCCCGGTCGAGGTCGAGGCTCCGGTCGAAGCGCCCGTGGAGGCCCCTGAGGCCGAGGCGGCGGTCGAGGCCGCGCCCGAGGCCCCCGTGGTCGAGGAAGCCGCCCCGGTCCGCAAGGCGGCGCGTCGTCGCCCCGTGAAGGGTCGTGCCACCAAGGCGGCTGCCGCCGAGGAGGCCCCTGCCGAGGAGGCGCCCGTCGTCACCGAGGAGCCTGCTGCGGTCGAAGCCCCGGCTGAGGCCGAGGCTCCGGTTGAAGCGCCCGAAGCTGCGCCCGAGGCCCCCGAGGCCGAGGAAGGCGCCGAGGAGGCCGAAGCCAAGCCCGCGCGCCGTGCGCCGGCCCGGCGTCGGACCACCCGGACCCGCAAGACCAAGGAGTAA